The Magallana gigas chromosome 6, xbMagGiga1.1, whole genome shotgun sequence genome includes the window GCAACACatctgatgatttttttaaaagcctgctaaaacaatgtgtatttaacataacatcgatttataaccTCTAAAcctgttcaatacttggaatatgttgatttaaactTGCATATCAAAACACCCAAATATACAGTGTCATTTTTTATAACGTCAAAGTCCTTTTATAGaatgggtctgtgctccatatatTTGTCATAGTTTAAATAAGGTCGAGTGGataacaaaccgatttcaatcaacaaaaatgtgtagAGATTACCCATGAAACatttaaacatcattttgtattctaacaattgaacgtttttagaaaaacaatacaagtccgtaaattcgtggccaaagtccCATGTAGCTATTGTGACCGAAATGGCTCAGTGGGTtgtttttcggggggggggggaggggggtcagataaaaaaaaatcgtagaGGGTTACATTATTGCGGCTGGGTAAGCGTGTTCTCTGCCATTCCTTATGTGTAACATTGCTGTGTAATGTGGGAGTGTCGCTGTGTGGGTTATGTGTTCTGTCATAAAACTGTTCTATGCTCCATACCCAGCCTCCAATCTTCACTGCAAATGAAATGACTGTTACACCCGCAAACCTTCTCTGTAATACTGTGATGGAGAATCTTCCCTCCAATATCTTAAGATTAATCAGGTTTCttcatcattttatatttaccgAATATTTCTCCTTAATTTCTTAAGAAAACTGATTGTGATTCATagctactgtggtttcatcaatattcgttgaataccaattttcgtggatttcgttgttaagttgatccacgaaattaaatgttcatcgaagttcaatttcaaccaacattttgtattgataggatcactGGCCACGGAATTACGTatcttgaaactgtggttttcagaaaatccacgaaaattgatacccacgaaaattaatgaaaccacagtatatggaATCTGACAAGGCTGAAATCTACCCCGATTcagttctaaccagtttatcgattggtcgaaacttTGATGGAAAATTGGCCGTTTGCTCTTGTCGAGAATATGTTACATACTTTTAATAACTTTCTaagaaaaattgattaaatgatttaaagatAGATGTAATGGTCTCTTTGGTGCTTTATTCTGGCaatgaaggtagctagcattaaaaaaaattacataacccccTCACGCGTATTTacttattttatgcatttattgctttaataaaacaagagatgtctttacttattttatgcatttattgctttaataaaacaagagatgtttgtgaaacacttatgcccccctccctggGAAACATTCacaaagaaaattaatgtaaactgttaatatttggaatttttttacgtccaaggggcataactgtCAAAAATGGCTTGATCGTACCGAATATCAaacttgatctagatattatcatgataaacctgtataccaaatttcatttcaatatgttcatcctctgcgaagaaaatgagcggagaactgcaaataactggaatttttctaagtccaagggccataactgtcgaaaatggctcgatcgtacacaatatcgaacttgacctggatattatcatgataaacctgtataccaaaattcatttcaatatgttcaacctctgtgaagaaaatgagcggaaactgcaaataactggaatttttctacgtccaagggccataactctgacCTAGATAGTATCataataaacctgtataccaaatttcatttcaatatgttcatcctctgctaagaaaatgaactgaaactgttggtggaccgaccgaccgacagcagcaaagcaatatgccctcccttcttcgaaggggggcataataaaACCAACACATAAGTGTTGCATCACTGTCCAAACATGAGTTTTCTGTCATACAGTTTTCACTAGGAAACCAACTTTTACTGCTTATGGTGTTGCATCTTCCCTATAGAAGACTGAAAGTTAATCATCCCTAATTATATCTATCAATCTCTTGTAAAGACAACTGACACAAGGTCAAATTAACATGATTCAATCTTTTAATACAAAACAAGACAAAACAAGGATTTCATGTCTAACATGCGAACAATGTACATGATAAAAATGTCTGTGATGATAATCagaataatgatttaaaaatgtaacaatGGCGGGCGGGCACTGACTGGAGAATAGTTACACTATTCATAATCAGAGTATATAGACTGTTAATAGAAACCAGACTTCAATCTTTTCATAGGAACACTTCAACGTCTGCCTCAGGTTATCTTACATCATGAGCATCAACTTCAGAACACCTCGTACCCAGGTGCCCCTTCATACTCCATCCACCTATGAAGGGCCCGCCTACACCTTCAGGTCCCCTTCATACTCCTTTCACTTCCACGGGGCTGACACACACTTTCATGTCTCCTCCTCGCATTCATCAACGACCTCAAAGTCACTGCCCATTGGTCCACTGAGTCCTCCCTCACTTTCTGGATCTGAAAGGGAAATGTCCAGGTAATAAATATACAACTCCTCATCCATCACATTCTGTTGTTCATCAAACCAATGAGTGCTGATCATTATATTGACTTACTACTATGAAGATTGCGGTTAGGTTTAGCAGTCTCAGTTTAGTGTAATATGACAAAAGTAATCATTTTGTGACAAAATTTAAGGCAgtgaaaatatatgtgtacaaaaaaataagTGAGTTTAACAAACTTGTACCAACAAAACAAAAGAGGTCACTAAAGGTACTACAATCCATTTGATTCCAACTGAACACAACCCAACACAGATCAACAATAGGTACAGAGCATGCATGTAAGTAGATACAACGTGAATTCTGATGAAAGCTACATACCAGTGCTCACTGCTTGTTACCTAGCAACACAACAACATAAAGTTTACTGAATAGGCGCTTGAACAGATTCCTACACAAAAGAACATAAACTAAAACATAGAGaacaaaactgaaaaaagaCAAACAGCCTCTTGTAAGGTGTAGTAACTGTTTACCCAACATCCATAGAGCATCtcgaaaaaaagaaagaggttTTCTCTAAAACCAATGTGTGTTATCTTGACATGTTGACATGAGTaaagtaaacaagaaatattcatAGATGTCCTGTAACATTGATCACTTACATCAATACAATACTTGGCTGTTCACAATACctgaatgtttacatttaatatcTAATTTTACAAGTATTGGTAGGACCAATGGTGATTTATCTTTCAGACATTAATTCTGCCCCCCATTACCACTTACCACTATCCATGCCGTTACTGTGCATCAGTTCACTGACAATATCCCCCACATCTGGGTCATCCATCCCTGTCGTCATGTCCCCGATGTCCATGGGTCGTAGATCTGAGAAGCACCCCGCCCCCCTGCGTCCTGGCCCCACAGACAAGACGTCGTCCAGGTTCTCCGACTCCCCCCCGATCACCCCGTACAGCCCCTCCACACTACAGTCCATGTCCCCCTCAAGCTCCCCGactccccctccccccactgCCACCTCCACCACATCCCCGAGGCTCCCCATGCTGACATCGATCACATCCTCTATTGGACGACATTGATGCTGCTGGACCGAACTGAACTTCTCACCGTCCTTCGTGTTTTCATCACCAGAATCGAGGTCTATTGTGTCATCTCCATCACTGATAGTCTTATCATCATCTACATCTGGATTTTCCGAGTCACCAGTCAATGGTTCTTGGTTTGAGTCTTGGCTGTTTTCAATGTTTACCGATATATTAATGGATTGGCTGACCCTGATGCTGCCGCTATTCACCGAGGGTTGATCAGCCTTTTCTCCTGAATGATCAATTGAAACGTCTTTATTGAATGACGTGTAATTTTTAGTGGTATCTGCAGCAGCGGATGATAATGAATCCGATTTGGAGAGATCTGATTGGTTCTCATTCTGAAATAGACGATCTTTCTTTTCTTTGGTTAGTGTTACAGTAACTGATGGTGAATTGTTAATTCTGCTTTCAGCTGGAGTCATAGTCACTGATTCTGGCATCACAATATTCTCTAGAGACATCTCATCTATGCTCTCTATTGTCACTTGATTACTGCCATACTTCACATTTCCATTATCACTAGCTACTGAATTTCCCTCAGCTTTCTGTGTATTAGGACTCCCTATGGTACTGTTATTTTTCACATTTGTGTCATCCTTTACCTCTGGGTTTAGACGGCTAGGTACAGGTATAGCACTGAGGTCGGCCATCACTGTGTCTCTGTTGCCAGTTTTTTCTGGGGCTTCTGGCCTCGTCTCCTTGCTGGGTGTTTCTTCTGAGACAAAGATATCCTCCTTTTTGCTGGGTGTTTCCTCAAGGATTGGGATGTCTTCCTTCTTGTTCGGTTTTTCCTGAGGAACTGGAATCTCCATCACATTCAGTAGAGCTGCTTGTTTGGCCTTTTCCTCCATTTCTTTTCGTTCCTGCTCTCTCTTCTCCTGCACTGCCTTCAGGATGTCTTGAGCTGTCACCTGTTTCTTCTCGTTAGCAGACTTATTTTTTTCCGCCTCTAATCCAGCAATGGATTTCAGCGGCTCTTGTCTAGAGACCGGGGTCCAAGGAGGAAGAAGTGCATTCTTTTTTGCTGGAACTTTCCCAATGATTCCAATCTTATTAGCAATTCTAATTTCTATTCCTTTTTTTCCATCTTCTTTCTTCTCTCCATCTGCTGTTTTCTCTGCCTCTTCCGCAGAGCTCTGAGTCTGCAGTGCTGGGGGTTCCTCAACTTCAGGCTTTGGCGCAGGATTTGTGACAGTTGGCTGCTTCAAGGATAATTTCATTTTGGCTAATTTTGCGGCATTTGACTGAGTGCTGCCTTGAATATCCGACAACTCTTCCACTTCTTTCTCGGATTGCTTAATGTTTACATTCCTCTCAACAGGTTTTGCTATCTGTCTCTCTCTGACCAAGGATATGTTTTTACCAAATAGTGGCTTGGATTCTTTGTCTTTCAGGGTTTTTTCTTGCTTCTCTGCCAAGCCTTTAGCCCTGTCTAGCTGCCTCCTCTGTTCATAGAAGGGACTGTCCTGGAGAAATTTCTACAAGGAACAATGGTGGCTCGTGTTAGCATTATCGACTTCAAAGGAAGTGATTTCAAGACTACGTTTTCAAATTGGGATATACAAAAAACTTAATCAAGAATGCTTATCTTACATCCaacttatcaaaaaaaaaaggatcatCCCTAATAGTTAAAGTAAAGGATCATCCCTAATAGTTCAAGTAAAGGATCATAACAAAGAGTTCAAGTAATAGATCTAGTACAGGGCTTCCTTAATAGGTCAAGTAAAGGATTTATCTAATAGGGTAAAGTAAAGGTCTTACCTGGTAGGTCATGTAGAGATTTTACCTGGTAGTTCAAGTAAAGGTCTTACCTGATAGTTCAAGTAAAGGTCTTACCTGGTAGTTTGAGTGATGAATATCtgttttcaaatgaaattcTGCACACTGAACATCTCCAGAAAATTCACGACACAAAACGCAGAAAAATCCATTAATAGGAAACAGGAACTCTGGACCTAGTGTGGAAAAACATCAATCAAAGTAGACAAGGAGTAACTATTATTCAAATCTTTCATAAAATGAACCACTGTATGTGCATGGCCCGTCAGCAATCTCCGATTATGCTTTAAATATATACCCTTCAGGGAAACCACTTCTGTTTTCTGCGCTTTCTTTTTAGGGGTCGGGTTTTTCATCTGGTCAGGAATCCAAGGCCGATCATAATTATCTGTGTTTTTCCactgtaaaaattcaaatgggGAGGTTTCGCAAACTGTGTTTAAGTAAGACTGGCAAGTTCACCGCGTGAAGATGTTTGCTCTTAATATTGAAATGTCATTCAACAAAGAAAGATCTCCAACTTTGTTGATagatgaaaaattgtttttataaaataagatTCAAACAATTTAACAGGGTCAGAAGATAGGCAGTCTTGTGGTGCCCTCTTTATTCAATGAAAACAGTGAGATCTACAGATATATCAAAGCATACAAATAACAAAGTTCCTATCAAACAACAACAAGCGCTAATCCTAACAAAGAGCTGTACAGAACCAGTTTAACAGGACTGGTTCCTGTCTCTACCTTCTTGTTGTGACGAAAGTGCGTGTGCTCCAGGAACTGCATGGCCGTGTCGTACACCGTGTTACAGAGCTTGCACCAGTGTTTGCCCGGGTCAAAGAACTCATACCTGGTCTTCACACCGCCCTTCACTTGGAAAGACAACTGTAATGTACAATTGGAAAGTTAAACACCCACAGACTATATATAATTTGTATCACTGCTATTGTTGAAACTTATGTATTTCATTTACTGCTAAAACCAAATTAATGTTCATTTAAGTTTAAACACATCAACAACTTTAGCTTTACAGTTAAACTGCTGGATAAACACTTATCTTTAAATTAGAGCTATCACATAAATATCTACAATGGTATCAGAGTTGACAACTCACTGACTATCTGCTACAATCACCTGTTTTGGTTTTTCCTCTTGCTGTGCCTCAGACTCTGATTTAACTTCCTCCTTGACAGGAACTTCCTCTTTGACAGTTACTTCCTCTTTAATGGTTTGACCCTCAGGACTTGACTTAGGTTCACTTACGGCCAGTATCTCTTCACTCACCACCACCTTCTGTTCTTCCTTGTCAGTCTTGCTTTTCTTCTGCTGAGGTTGAAGCTCCTCCACACTTTTGCCCTCACCGATTTTCCTCAGCTTTGATATCTGCATTGCTATTTCCTCCTGTAACTTGCTGTTTTGTAGAAGAATAGGATCCTTGTGACCATCCTTCTGTCGGCGCTTCTTTCTCATGATCTCGTTTTGCTGCCTTCGGAGTTTTGTCAGTTCCTCTTCGAGCGCCAGGATTCGTTTCTGTCTTTCCTCTTTGTCGCGCTGCAGTTTCTCCGCCTGCTTCCTGGACTGTATCAAGGACTGTGCTGACTCTCGCTCAACTGGTCTCTTCCCTCCCTGTTTCTGATATTGTGAACTTTCACTTTTGGGAGGCAAAACAGTTCGACTGGAAAAAGAAGGATTTTCAGATGGCATGGTTCTTAAGGTTTCAGAGGATTTCGGAATTTCTCTTAAATTTggtcttgtatttttttttttagatggcTCAGGTTTCACACTTTTGGGAAGATTCTCTTCGAGTGGTACGGTCGTCAGGTTTTCTCTTGCTGACATTTCTGGAGCCTTTGGTAACCCTGGAGACAGCTGCCTTACAATGGGCTCTCTCTGTTTTTTGGGGCCAGAGAAAGCACTCACTGTTAGGGGATACTGTGATGGGGCTGTAGAATACTCAGGATGGTAACTATACGGATCAACAGACGAAGCAGGGGGAGCATACGGTGCAGTATAAGCAGGGGCAGTATATCCTTGGGAGAATGAGGGCACAGCATAGGTGGATGAAGGGAACTCTTGTGCGGTGGATGGAGGCATGGAAGGTTCTGACAGAGGAATATGTGCATTAGTTTTACTGAGCTGATCTCTTCTCAGAATCTGGTCCAGAAAGCTGGGACGGCCTTCTGTAGACCCCCTGTCGGACCTCCAATCCCGTCCTTCCTGTGATGACAGAATGTCCAGTGCTGGTTTCTTTTTGGAGAACAGGTTTGAGGTGAGGTCCTCGGTGGACAGGCCTCCCCCGAGGAACGAGGCCGTCTGGTTGATGCCGTACTCCTGAGGAACCTCCTCCTTCTTCACTTCACTCCCGGCTTTTTCTTGCATTCGTTTGgacatttcaaaatcaaatccaaTTGACTTTAAGATGTTTTCTATCGTGGGATCATACTTTTGTTGCTTCACTTCCTCTTGCATTGTCACTGCAAATGAGGCTGGCTGCTGAGAGGGTGGTTGTATGGTCTGTTGTATAGTCTGTTGCATGGTATGTTGCACTGGTTGCTGAGCAAGCGGTTGTATGGTCTGTGGCATGGGTGGTTGAGTGGGTGGTTGAGTGAGAGGTATCTGATCATCCTCTATGACCCGAGGTTGTGGCCGCTTTGTAAAAATGCTAAGGAGGTCTGAGGAGTCGTACTGTCTTTCTGGCTCATCAGGAGGTTTTTCCTGAATGTAAGCTGAAGGAGGAGAAAATGCTCTCTGCTGACCGAGAACCGGGAAAGTGTTGCTTTGCTGAGCCCCACTGCCCGGGGGCTGATAAAGACCAGCTGCAAATGGCTGAGTCCAGAGCGGTGGTTTTGATGTTGGTGTTTCTGTCTTTTCTGCTTCACCATAAAGAAACCTCTCTTCATCCTCTATATCCATTGCAGGTTCAGCGGGGGGTCTTCCAGAATTGAAATCTTGTCTGGGAGGTGGTCCCAGTCTGTGATCTATCTGGATTCTATACGGATCCTCAGCTGGAGGCACGACAGGTGGCGGCTCAGTGTTGGTTTTCTTCTTGAGTATGGATTTGAGAGGTTTAGCAGTGGGTGGTGTAGGCTCAGCTTTGGGAGGACTTCTCATCACGGGCTGTGTCAGGGATTCCAGGGTCCCGTGGTAGTAGTTCACCGGAGAATTAGGTCGCTCTAGACTCCTGTCAATAATGGTGTGGGGCACAGTATCAAACCTATCAATATCATGTCTACCTCTATCTCCATACTGTGATTCCATTCTCTCACTACTAAATCTTTCATCAAATTTTTTACTTGGATCACCCCTGTAGTAATCTCGGTAGTCTCGATCTCGGGAATCCTCCCTCCTGTCATAGTGACTCGAATAACTGTCACTACGGTGACGTTCCCTGCTTCCTTCTCGCCTGTCGTAATAATCCCGACTGTCTCGTCTGTGGTCTCTCCTATCTCCATGACGATCCCTACTATACCCGGGGTGGTCCCGCCTCTCCCTGCTGCCGTCCCTCCTTCTATCCCTTCCCCTGCTGTCACTTCTCCCGCGGGAATCCTCATATCTCCTCTCCTGGGAATTTTGTCTCCATTTCTCGTTCCTTCTCTGTGAATCATCTGCCCCTTTACTATAGAGCATCCTCTCCTGCTCAAATATATCTGCTGTGTTTTGTGTGTTTGATTGAACTGGGGGGCCCAGTCTCTCCGACAGAGGACTGCCCACAGGTTCTCTGCCCACAGGTTCTCTGCCCACAGGTTCTTTGCTGTAAATGTCATTTCCCACTGTAATTCGCAGGGATTCTGTTGGGGGAGAAGTGTCCTCTCTGGGAAGCTACAAAAACATGCAAACCAATTGTTATACACTGATAAAGAGataattttgaatgaagttggataataaattgttaaattagaTATATGGGctgatttaaatttctttaaagcaatatgagctgcaattttcatgttaatttttttttgaagaaaatgttattttctactcaaatgacaaaaaatatcatggttttaaaatttctgttagctctgtttttgtgggaaaagccattaagaagccttaatgaggctgactttagttttcattggGCATGTTTTTGCGCAATCTAGaataatacagttgatttatacttcttatgagaTTTtctcgatatcatttataaaattgaacacaataaataaaatacagacaaacaaatttatattttttaaggaaatttttattttttaaatgattttttccgTTGTGGGGTAGGGGAGCGATGCCTTTtctgacgttatgataaaatgaagctttaaaGGAGtatgttataagaaataacatatatgaaaaagtaaaaattgtaggccgttgaaattttatatacagaatgatgctatcctcaaGGACAtcttccttattttttgaatgaatccATTTTACCAATCTTCATTCgtaatgttcaaaatatatagcaaaatttggtgcattttaatattttgagatgacccccacTAAAAACAAGATGgtagaatttagtattttttacatttaaggtaggaaatgatttTACTAATCATATacaacaatttgagaaaaaagctattgtatttttttttaatctgctttgatgtgcggaaaatgatagtttcctatatattcctatagtaaatgtacctctactttgagatggtccctaaaaagaaccagaaggacgattttcttaaaacttcgcaaataaactagagttggtttaaatacatatggttaaaaaataaagcgtttttccgcaaaaaaccAAACTCGGCCTCCTTCATTgtagcaaaattgaattattgttgcCCTGTACAAAGATtgaatgctggagaaaacgtacccaggagaaaacgtacccaatttatagggtacgttttctccaggagaaaacgtacccaggtaCGTTtcctccaggagaaaacgtccctatggaaataataaataatggttttcgtagatattcttaaatgaaataaaataaaatatacaatgaacatttgtatcatttgttGCTGTAGTTTTTAGATGCATATATAGTCACCATGGTCACGTACTTAAATTATtaagacaataatttgtaacatacTGTTACACATACACGAATGTGGCCTGAGCAGTTTAATTAGTCGAATTAATCCACCATAAACGAAACCGttaaataattagtttttattgcaatctcATTTGGAGAACTAAATGATGAGTATCTCAAGAAGTCGATGTCgcgttttttaaaacatttttttgaaaattatctataaaaccAAGTTTCTTAATAAAACCAAGTccaaatcttttaaatatttgtttgattcataTATGTGGAAACTACTACGAGATGTAACATTGAAcagtcaatttgcttccgacgccactgacaTGTATAATGTGTGGAGAGTGAATATTTCTACCTCCTGCGCGGGGAGGCaatacataatattacataataataactcctcaggtatttaattgattatcactataattaaaatcaggGGATCTCGCATAGAGAAACTCAAATCGGTAAGGCTACTGATAAATGGATAATTAGAAGAAGTAGACTGATAACACTTTATGACAGATCATTATTTtgtactaaaataaaagttgctacaattattataaagatatcattcataaaatgaatatatttctatacatctatgcattgaaatatgcattaaagtagcatttgaaaattattcaaaatgtccaacccctttaaaattataaagtattaaattcatAGATCAATGAAATTCTTacatttctgattatttattatgcaagtattaaaaactattaagtagtataattatgattttcatagggtatgttttctccaggagaaaacgtacccgggtacgttttctcctggagaaaacgtaccctagagattaggtacgttttctcctgggtacgttttctcctgatacccAAAAATTGATCTGTTATATATTCCTCATAAGTGAAATCTTTctcctgacaaaaattaatgattttttcaaattatttatcaaaatttttttaaagttacaggcagacttatcataccagcaggtttttgcagcaaaataaaattctaaaaaatacagctcatattgctttaaaaaattactCTTCTTTGAGATATCAATAACGGTGTAGTTCTTTTTACACAAACATTATCAAACTTGTTGATTTCTAGCGTAAACATTCAAAATCGACAACTCCTTTGCATCTGCAGAAAACGAAAGTACAGAACCTAAAATCTCTGTCGTACAATTGATTTAATGGGAAAAGCCACGGAATTGTCAATTTTAGATATTTAGGCAAGAAAAAGATAACATTTATTGATGTAGATGTAAATAGATAAAAACTGGAGGCGAGATCCTAAAGAAGAGTCATGTGTAAAGAAATACGAATTGGAGCAAGATTTTAATTTAACGTTTTAAATTAGAAATTAGCTGATGAAGCAAGGCAGTGTGAATGATGGTATCATAacttgttatttttcttctgAGATACccattttttaacgatttttttttactcaagcTTCTTTAAGTGCGCATATTAGTGGGATAATTAAACAAAGGATGCTTTATAAGGTAGCACTGAGTTTCCCATCTTACGACCTGTTCATTTTGACTGAAAACATTGTTAAACTAAAGGAAATATCTTTCAGTCTACCACCTTAGTCCCAAGGCGGTCTTCTACAGTGGTGGGTCTCTTGCGCGGCGGTGACAGAGACCGATCGTGATCTCGGTAGCGAGACCTGTCAAAACTCGAAGACGACGACTTTCTGGTTGTTGCGTGGATACCTCCGCCTTTTGCTCCAAATCCGCGACCACGCGCTCTCCCCGTAAACACCATTTTAAAGGCGAAACGAGGACTAGTTGGTCCTGGATAGTTAACCGAAAGTTACACCTGAACTGCGCATGAGTGAAATGCCAACAATCTTCTGGTACAAAACACAAAATTCGGATGAATTTGGAAAACAGTGGAaagggggttttttttgggggggggtgggggtgggggtcaaGGCTTGACAACCTTGACAAGCAAGAGAAAAATGCCATAGAATCTTCATTGTCAAGACCCCAACCTCCTattgtaataaaatttttacagCAATGACGACTGGATAGGGGTAAAATTGTTAAAGCGGCCTGCATGGATTGT containing:
- the LOC105324256 gene encoding microtubule-associated protein futsch isoform X2 gives rise to the protein MVFTGRARGRGFGAKGGGIHATTRKSSSSSFDRSRYRDHDRSLSPPRKRPTTVEDRLGTKLPREDTSPPTESLRITVGNDIYSKEPVGREPVGREPVGSPLSERLGPPVQSNTQNTADIFEQERMLYSKGADDSQRRNEKWRQNSQERRYEDSRGRSDSRGRDRRRDGSRERRDHPGYSRDRHGDRRDHRRDSRDYYDRREGSRERHRSDSYSSHYDRREDSRDRDYRDYYRGDPSKKFDERFSSERMESQYGDRGRHDIDRFDTVPHTIIDRSLERPNSPVNYYHGTLESLTQPVMRSPPKAEPTPPTAKPLKSILKKKTNTEPPPVVPPAEDPYRIQIDHRLGPPPRQDFNSGRPPAEPAMDIEDEERFLYGEAEKTETPTSKPPLWTQPFAAGLYQPPGSGAQQSNTFPVLGQQRAFSPPSAYIQEKPPDEPERQYDSSDLLSIFTKRPQPRVIEDDQIPLTQPPTQPPMPQTIQPLAQQPVQHTMQQTIQQTIQPPSQQPASFAVTMQEEVKQQKYDPTIENILKSIGFDFEMSKRMQEKAGSEVKKEEVPQEYGINQTASFLGGGLSTEDLTSNLFSKKKPALDILSSQEGRDWRSDRGSTEGRPSFLDQILRRDQLSKTNAHIPLSEPSMPPSTAQEFPSSTYAVPSFSQGYTAPAYTAPYAPPASSVDPYSYHPEYSTAPSQYPLTVSAFSGPKKQREPIVRQLSPGLPKAPEMSARENLTTVPLEENLPKSVKPEPSKKKNTRPNLREIPKSSETLRTMPSENPSFSSRTVLPPKSESSQYQKQGGKRPVERESAQSLIQSRKQAEKLQRDKEERQKRILALEEELTKLRRQQNEIMRKKRRQKDGHKDPILLQNSKLQEEIAMQISKLRKIGEGKSVEELQPQQKKSKTDKEEQKVVVSEEILAVSEPKSSPEGQTIKEEVTVKEEVPVKEEVKSESEAQQEEKPKQLSFQVKGGVKTRYEFFDPGKHWCKLCNTVYDTAMQFLEHTHFRHNKKWKNTDNYDRPWIPDQMKNPTPKKKAQKTEVVSLKGPEFLFPINGFFCVLCREFSGDVQCAEFHLKTDIHHSNYQKFLQDSPFYEQRRQLDRAKGLAEKQEKTLKDKESKPLFGKNISLVRERQIAKPVERNVNIKQSEKEVEELSDIQGSTQSNAAKLAKMKLSLKQPTVTNPAPKPEVEEPPALQTQSSAEEAEKTADGEKKEDGKKGIEIRIANKIGIIGKVPAKKNALLPPWTPVSRQEPLKSIAGLEAEKNKSANEKKQVTAQDILKAVQEKREQERKEMEEKAKQAALLNVMEIPVPQEKPNKKEDIPILEETPSKKEDIFVSEETPSKETRPEAPEKTGNRDTVMADLSAIPVPSRLNPEVKDDTNVKNNSTIGSPNTQKAEGNSVASDNGNVKYGSNQVTIESIDEMSLENIVMPESVTMTPAESRINNSPSVTVTLTKEKKDRLFQNENQSDLSKSDSLSSAAADTTKNYTSFNKDVSIDHSGEKADQPSVNSGSIRVSQSINISVNIENSQDSNQEPLTGDSENPDVDDDKTISDGDDTIDLDSGDENTKDGEKFSSVQQHQCRPIEDVIDVSMGSLGDVVEVAVGGGGVGELEGDMDCSVEGLYGVIGGESENLDDVLSVGPGRRGAGCFSDLRPMDIGDMTTGMDDPDVGDIVSELMHSNGMDSDPESEGGLSGPMGSDFEVVDECEEET